The window AATTGGTGACTATTGTCGATAACCCTACTTCTCGCGACAACGTGGTCAAATTTGCTCGCAGTCAGGATTATCCCGTCGAGGTGGAGGAGCGGAACGGCGAATTCTACATCCGTATCCAGAAGGAATTCTCTGGTTCTTCGACCCAAGTTGCGCC of the Clostridia bacterium genome contains:
- a CDS encoding sulfurtransferase TusA family protein — encoded protein: MDPIVVDCRGLTCPQPVVRTKKALDELERGELVTIVDNPTSRDNVVKFARSQDYPVEVEERNGEFYIRIQKEFSGSSTQVAP